From the Malaclemys terrapin pileata isolate rMalTer1 chromosome 13, rMalTer1.hap1, whole genome shotgun sequence genome, one window contains:
- the LOC128847754 gene encoding spidroin-2-like, whose translation MVCGGGQPPLGVTPMILLVLCLHLPGSASKCIPRQEEPALEPLPVGMDPYSQPAGILQPQVRPQGQGIGNEPGAYGGTDSGSYGGPGPGSYGIDGPGAYGGTDSGSYGGPGPGSYGIDGPGAYTGTGAGSYGGTGCASNEAAGTGSSEQPGPGSYGINGPGAYEGARPDISVGGSPPQYGMPGAGYGVGSVRPFGHIPPVYKNPSIPFVPGLHDEVRTAGHIRVPFRGPVSYAGNAQLGQGVGRFPRPQYKEPSIPYVPSLSELPNHAGQGVSSMPGVSVDNAVGGGAGTGDVPMPGSSNPMLPNSP comes from the exons ATGGTTTGCGGCGGCGGACAGCCGCCCCTTGGCGTGACTCCCATGATCCTCCTGGTTCTGTGTCTCCATCTCCCAG GCTCGGCGTCCAAGTGCATCCCACGGCAGGAGGAGCCAGCGCTGGAACCACTGCCAGTTGGCATGGACCCCTACAGTCAGCCGGCGGGGATCCTGCAGCCCCAGGTCCGCCCGCAGGGGCAGGGGATTGGTAACGAGCCTGGGGCCTACGGAGGAACCGATTCTGGATCGTATGGAGGACCTGGGCCCGGATCATACGGGATAGATGGGCCTGGGGCCTATGGAGGAACCGATTCTGGATCGTATGGAGGACCTGGGCCCGGATCATACGGGATAGATGGGCCCGGAGCCTATACAGGAACTGGGGCCGGATCCTACGGAGGAACTGGATGTGCATCAAACGAAGCAGCCGGAACTGGGTCATCTGAACAACCTGGACCCGGATCGTATGGAATAAATGGCCCCGGAGCCTATGAAGGAGCCAGGCCGGATATCTCAGTGGGGGGCTCCCCGCCACAGTATGGGATGCCGGGTGCTGGCTATGGGGTTGGCTCCGTCAGGCCGTTCGGGCACATCCCGCCAGTCTATAAGAACCCCAGCATCCCCTTCGTGCCAGGTCTCCATGACGAAGTCAGAACCGCAGGGCACATACGGGTCCCCTTTAGGGGCCCGGTGAGCTACGCCGGGAatgcccagctggggcagggggtgggtagGTTCCCGCGCCCACAGTACAAGGAGCCCAGCATCCCCTATGTGCCGAGCCTTTCAGAGCTGCCCAACCATGCTGGACAGGGGGTGTCgtccatgcccggggtctccgtTGACAATGCTGTTGGAGGGGGAGCGGGAACAGGAGATGTGCCCATGCCAGGCTCTTCCAATCCCATGCTGCCCAACAGCCCTTAG